One genomic segment of Panicum virgatum strain AP13 chromosome 2N, P.virgatum_v5, whole genome shotgun sequence includes these proteins:
- the LOC120659953 gene encoding uncharacterized protein LOC120659953, which yields MKMPFNPTCSALLKNIPKNFMYGFFRVKGRELVRREAERLKDQLQAKAEARVREVLGDTRKLKVKGVSREKPLLERVLRRRQLPLEMELRPERCEGKSICEFEEAL from the exons ATGAAGATGCCGTTCAACCCGACGTGCTCCGCGCTCCTGAAGAATATCCCCAAGAACTTCATGTATGGCTTCTTCCGGGTCAAGGGCCGCGAACTCGTACGTCGCGAGGCGGAGCGTCTGAAGGATCAG CTACAAGCGAAAGCCGAAGCGCGGGTTCGTGAAGTCCTTGGAGACACAAGGAAGCTGAAGGTCAAAGGGGTGTCTCGGGAGAAGCCCCTGCTGGAGCGCGTGCTCCGACGGAGGCAACTACCGTTGGAGATGGAGTTGCGGCCGGAGAGATGCGAGGGAAAGAGTATATGTGAATTTGAAGAAGCGTTGTAA